Sequence from the Eurosta solidaginis isolate ZX-2024a chromosome X, ASM4086904v1, whole genome shotgun sequence genome:
ttttagatttttttcacactttataaataaataaacattgttAACAAAAATATTGTTCTATGTTTACAGAAATTACAAACTATAGGCGAGGACTTTTGTGGACTCGATGTTAATTCACCTTTAGGAGGAGAACAACCTATCGCCGTTGTGCCGGTTGCAATGTTTAATATTAGATTAACAGCAGTTGCTGCGACTAGTACGAGTGGATACACAGTTGTGTTCATTGGTACAGCAAAtggttatttaaaaaaagtagTCGTCGAGTCGGCAGACACTGCAAATGAATATGCTAACATACCAATTAAAGTTGGTTCGCTTATCAATCCAGATATGCATTTTGATACTCATAATTTATACATTTATGTGATGTCGCGTAATGAAGTAGCAAAAGTGAAAGTCTATGACTGCACTGATTATACTACATGTGCTGGCTGTTTGGGTGCCCGCGATCCTTATTGTGGTTGGTGCTCCCTAGAAAATAAATGCAGTCCCCGATCCAACTGTCAAGATAATGCAAATGATCCTTTGTACTGGATAAGTTACAAAACCGGAAAATGCACAACGATTACTAGCGTTGTACCACATCAACTGCAACGTACTACCGCAAGAACGTTAGAGCTCATAATCGACCATTTGCCGCAGTTGAAAGAAAATCTCATTTGCGCATTCACCACTGAAGAGAAAGCactatttacaaacgcaacaaaGAAGAGGAATGGTGTTAACTGCACAACTCCTCGCACAGATATGTTACCACAAATTGAGCAAGGTAAACATCATTTCACTGCAAAACTATCGGTGAGAACTAAGGACGGGCCTGATCTAGTATCGACcgattttaccttttttgactGTAGTACCCATTCATCGTGTACACGATGTGTTTCTTCTGAATTTCCGTGTGATTGGTGTGTGGAAGCTCATCGATGCACACACGACACTGCAGAAAACTGTCGCAATGATATTCTTGTCACTGGCGTAAGCCGGATCGGTCCTAGCTATCGCTCAGGTCCTGGCTTTTGTCCAACTATCAATGCAACTGGGGAAGGTAGTGAAATGCTCGTTGCTGCTGGTACTAGTAAGTCCATTAAAGTAAAAGTGCACATAATTGGGCAGTTCATAGTCCAAACACGTTTTGTATGTCAGTTTAACATCGAAGGTCGTGTAACTAGTCTCAACGCACAACTTTTGGGAGACACCATATATTGTGACAATATGGAGTTTCAATATACATCGCGTTCACCTAATTTGACTGCGACATTTGCTGTTATTTGGGGCGGCTCTAAACCTCTCGATAACCCACATGATATTCATGGTAAGTTTAAATTGGCATGCATGATTAAATTTGAAGCTCATTTATTGACATGACTAAacactttaatttattttacagtTGTAATATATAGATGCCGCGATATGGCTGACAGTTGCGGGATGTGCTTAGCGTTGGCTGAAAAGTACAATTGTGGTTGGTGTTCATCTACAATCACGTGTGAAGTAGAAGAACAGTGCAACAAAAATAACGAAGGAAAAACTGATTGGCTAAATCGTATGGAAACGTGCCCTAATCCTGAAATTCATTCGTTTTATCCGCAAACTGGTCCATGGGAAGGTGGTACAAATATCACAATACGTGGAATAAATTTAGGTAAAAATTTCACCGATATTTATTCGGGAATACGAATTGCTGGTATCAGTTGTATGCCGTTTCAACAGTATTATATTCATACAAAGGAAATTGTGTGTAACGTGGACAGCCCAGGTGTTCAATTATACCGTAACGGACGCATCGTTGTTCAAATAGGAGATTACAGGGGTGAATCGAAAGAAGACTATGAATTCGTGGAtccaaaaattacaaatttcacGCCGCAATATGGCCCTGTTTCTGGGGGTACTCATGTTCGTATAATTGGAAAGTATTTAAATGCAGGATCGAGAATACAAGCTTTTGTTAACGATCATTTGCCCTGCGAGATATTAAGCGTGGATGTTACACAAGCAGTATGTCGTACAGCACCTTCACCGGGTATCATTGAAGGGCGACTGAAAATGTTATTTGACAATGGGCAACGTGAATTCGACGAATACAACTTTAAATACGTTCTTGATCCCATAATTGAGCAGGTCTTTTCGGGCCCTAGAGGACAATTAAAAGTTCCCCGAGGTATACCCGCTGGCGGAATTGAAATTTCAGTGACGGGAACTCAATTCAACTATATTCAGAGCCCTAAAATGTACGTTtggcataaaaataaaatatattatagtCAGTGCAAGGTTGAGTCAGCTACAAATATGATATGCTATTCACCTGTAATTGACACCGATAACGACGTTCTTGATGCTGAAAATCCGGAGCTTCTTGAATATGGATTCTTAATGGATAATGTTTTGCAAGTTCAAAATCTCTCtagtaaacataaaaataattttgagctTTATCCCAATCCAATATATTATAATTTCGAAGAACATATAAAGTATTATAAAAGCGAGTATTTAACGATTAATGGACGCAATTTGGATCGTGCCTGCAAAGAAACTGATGTAGTAGTACGTATTGGTAAAGGCATTTGCAATATAACTTCATTATCACGTCAACAATTGACTTGTCGCCCGCCACTAGAGTCAGCTACTGAATCCAACAATGAATCAGGACCAGAAGTCATTGTCCATGTTGGTCAGTCTTTGGAATATCGAATAGGAATCCTTAGCTATGCATCCCCAAATATGATGCATGACTTAAGTAAGAATGTTCTGTTATTCATCGGTGGTGGTACCGTCGTTATAGTCATGATTTTTGTTGCACTTCTTGTTGCTTATAAAAAAAAGACATCGGAATCGAATCGCGTTTTACGAAACATGCAAGAACAAATGGATATATTAGAACTTAGAGTCGCGGCAGAATGCAAGGAAGCATTTGCTGAACTTCAAACTGAAATGACTGACTTAACTGGGGATCTAACATCTGGTGGAATACCATTTTTAGATTATCGTACATATGCCATGAAAATTCTTTTTCCAAATCACGAGGACCACATTGTATTGCAATGGGAACGGCCCGAACTATTACGTAAAGAGAAAGGTCTACGCCTGTTTGGGCAACTTattatgaataaaaattttttattgctatTCATACGAACATTGGAATCCAATCGCTATTTTTCTATGCGTGAGCGAGTCAATGTAGCTTCCCTGATTATGGTTACACTGCAATCAAAACTAGAATATTGTACTGATATACTTAAGACTTTGCTTGGTGatttaattgaaaaatgtatAGAGGGCAAAAGTCATCCAAAGTTATTGCTGCGTCGAACGGAAAGTGTGGCGGAGAAAATGCTGAGCGCATGGTTTACATTTCTGTTATACAAGTTTTTGAAAGAATGTGCCGGAGAACCTTTATACATGCTTTTCAGGGCTGTAAAGGGCCAAGTGGATAAAGGTCCAGTTGATGCATGTACACATGAAGCTCGTTACTCGCTAAGCGAAGAAAAGCTTATTCGCCAGTTAATTGATTTTCGGCCAATGACGGTATATGCAAGTATTATACAACAGCCCATATTTTGTAATAGTATAGACATGATGCCAACACATACCGAGAATGTACCAGTAAAGGTCCTAGATTGTGATACAATAGGACAGGTTAAAGAAAAATGTCTAGATACAATTTATCGTAACATACCTTGGAGCCAGCGACCACGGAAGGATGACTTAGATTTAGGTAAAATTTCTGTGTTATCTGTTATAGCATTAAGGTTAAAACGTGTTTACCTTCATTCAGAATGGCGTACTGGTGCTAGCGGTCGAGTGATTCTATATGATGAAGATACAACATCAAAAACGGAGTGTGAATGGAAAAAAATCAACACACTGCAACATTACAATGTTCCTGACAGCGCTGGACTAAGCTTAGTGCCTAAACAGAGCTCCAATTACAACTTTTCAATATTGTCTGATAGAAATGAAAAGTGTCATAAGTACGtacattttgcaaatttttcctCTTTTCAGCTTAATTCCAAATTAATTTCGTTATTGGTGAATGCATTATAGATAGAAGTAAATTAATTTTGTTATCAGTCAGTTATGCATTATAGAGTTACATTACATTTTTCAATGATTCAATTCAAGTTTGCCAAATGGGCGGAAACGGTTGAGAAGAGAGACATAGAATCCCCTAAACTTTTTTCTCGCTAACCGTTTCTTAGAGTTTTCTTGTGTCGTTTTCTGTTTCCCTCTTGGGTTTAAGAATAATTGGTAAATGTAATCACGACAGAAGAGTGGCCAGTTTAGAGCAAGATTGCATAACTTAAAAACGCCTCAAGTTAAACAATAACTTCCTTATTATACTAGTTAAAATTTGAAATTGCCAAGCCGTACAAATAGGATTTTACCGGATTGATAGTTTaccgcatttaaaaaaaaacatgatgATTGACTCCTTTAAACGTGGATTGTTTCAGAGTTATTTATTGATAAACAAAATTCAGTTAGACACCATTGCCTAGGAAGGCAGTTGAAATTATGCTTTCAATGTAGTAAGGATATGCGTTCAGACAtatttgaacaaattaaaaatttaaactgtttataatttatttaataatttgggaaaaatttaaacaacgtgacatcaggacggacaaggcgacagctgtttcgattataccttgtaaatttgaaaaccgccttacaaacaggcataacttcaacacataactacatacgaattatttaatgtgtggaagataatatatgcgaagaaggcaattgggaaaaactttacaacaactaaggcatgacgtagctgaatgcgtttataactatttcaactatcgtaggagtgcgggttcgactcccactaccgggagaaaaggctttgaagaaatttacaaggtataatctaaACAGCTGtctccttgtccgtcctgatgtcacgttgtttaaattgttcccaaattattaaataaattataaaatacaaaaaaattgcttgaaaaaaatgttttcatacatttaaagcgatacgggcaatccccggttaactcatataagtagacaacatttggttaattcgttgtagttctataaatagaacaaaaacaacaaaaaataccaagtttctctgaaaaccgccttataaacaggcataacttcaaaacacataactacatacgaattatgtaatgtgtggaagataatatatgcgaagaaggcaattgggaaacactttacaacaactaaggcatgacgtagatgAATgggtttataaccatttcaactaccgTAGGAGTgagggttcgactcccactcctggcagaaaaggctttgaagaaatttacaaggtataatcgaaacagctgtcgccttgtccgtcctgatgtcacgttgtttaaatttttcccaaattattaaattataaaattaaaaaaaattgcttgaaataaatgttttcatacatttaaagcgatacgggcaatccccggttaactcatataagtagacaacatttggtgaattcgttgtagttctataaataaaacaaaaacaacaacaaataccaagtttctctgaaaaccgccttacaaacaggcataacttcaacacataactacatacgaattatgtaatgtgtggaagataatatatgcgaagaaggcaattgggaaaactttacaacaactaaggcatgacgtagctgaatgcgtttataaccatttcaactatcgtaggagtgcgggttctggccgaaaggaggcaagcctcccaacaggcgtgggaattaaaggaaaaaaaaacaaaaacgcacttaaaaataaaacaaaaaaaaaattaattaataattaacaaaatacatatacatacaaagaagttacaaaaattcataaaataaaaaaaaaaatatcacaaaaaaagtttaaaaccaaaaaaaaatttacaaaaaaaatataaaacattaaaagccattaaaaaaaatataaaaatttgaaaaatacaaaaaaaactacaaaatttacaaaaatctttcaaaaaatttaaaaacattgaaaaatctacaaaaaaaaatacaagtttaaaaattctaaaaaaatataaaatcaaaaatagcataaaaagttcaaaatcaaaaaattacaaaaaaaagtacaaaagattaaaaaccattacaaaaaaatttaaaaaatttgaaaaaatctacaaaaaaatttcaaaaaccatttcaaaaaaaagtataatatttaaaatcattacaaaatatataaaactgaggaaaattaacaaaaaacctACAATTTGAAATTGcacaagaaaaaaaactttttacgaAATTAACAGAATTATGGCAGTGGTGGTGGATTTTTTTGGCCGTGGCTAGTCGATGAAAAAGAGAGAAGATTTGTGAGAATACATCTAATAAAATACTTAACTAAAGACAAAGATAATAAGAAAATGCAAACTGTAATAATATAAAAGTTTaaacggcagcagaaataatacaaaaacgaaaaaaaggagaaaaaactgtaaaaactaaaattttgaataaaaaagctAAACTGTACCAAAATTTTTGTGAAACGACACTAGCCACGCCACCACCATAACGGAGAAACTTTGCGGAAAAAGGGTAAAGCCATCAAGCAGCAGCAGAGCAGCGAGCGCAGCAGCAAAACTCCGAGCGCAGCAGCAGAGCGACAAGCAGCGGTACTcggtatggcgcacagtgtgcgAAAATAACGtatcatttatatttttataacacataattttcatactttcatATTAACTTTTTTCAATCCAATACATTACTAAAATGTAAATACATTTCATATtattcaacttttcaaaattacttacctatatatatatataaaaaaaaaaaaatatatatatattttttttgcattatgttcaaaaattttctttcacaCACATAGGTATATGCGTAAAACCAGTTAAAAACcaataattacaatttttctttaacgcggtgcgtccgtgtataaacatgacataaattttttaatcccggtgcgtccgaggataattatattacaattttgaaaagatgcggtgcgcccgtatctataaaaataaaaccatacaattttgataaaagcgctGCGTCCGTTTCAAcccttatataaaattatttgccattctccaatttttgcatttaaataataaaaaattcaattaaaaattatacatTTCAAATTCGAAATTCCAACTTTCTgcaataagtattcgctaaccaactgtattataaaatctaaaagctttcaaaaaaatacatactttcacaaattccttatattttcataaatttcctttaaaaatactttcataattttcttttgagctcaactcaactcgttcaaatttaatttcctttaaattcaatttctattcaatcttcataaacaaattccacatttcttgcaacaaaaatttttaatattttgtctattcgtttcaacacgtatggacctaagaaacgggaaggtagtttctaaaaattcccatccgagttcaagttccaaaaattcagagcaagatttagattccaaaaactcagagcaagatacaaattccaataattcagattctgattcatcttcaagtgcatcgtcaactgataccttaacaagtgaacataattataaattatccctgagtgcagactttttaggatttgctgatcaacctgtaattccaaattctagtttttctattctaactccgattcttaacattacaaccatggccacaatcgaggagaaaaaatcgtttattaacacgtgtgcctcgattatgcgacacaactacagtggagacccgttagcacttggctcatttataaataaagttgaattaatggaagtattctctaacgaaaatttaactcctacttttattgcatttttaaaatccaagctcaaaggcaaagctcgcgaagccctaccaacgcatatagaatcagtcaaccaaattaaagaagcgctatgtagtgaaattaggccagacaactcgaaagttgtcgcgggaaaaattgcagccttaagagtaaccaataacaattttgctgaattttcaaagcaggtagaagagctttctgcctcgttagagcgctgtctaatctttgaaggtatgacgaaggcaaaagcccatgagatggcagttgaacaaaccattagcgtttgtagattaaatagtaggtcagatatggtgaaatcaatccttgtgtcaacaaccttcaaagattcaaaggacgtagtagcgaaaatgattatagagcgagaacaggaagttaaagagcggcaagtgttagcgtttcggtcacgtccaataagatataataatttccgtggaaattccagaggcaaaagtaatttcagatacaacaaaaatagtaattttcgatttaacaataacgcaaataggcaacacaataatacaaatttccgaaataacaattataacagaggcaataatcgcaattacaatagaggcaatagcaattccaacaataacaataataatcggtcctgaaataacagaaattccaataatcagggttcaaattctagaaattcagccaatgttcgttctttaaatgccgaagcccctcaagcgcgaacactgagggagcaggagcaattcgactaaatacttctcataaaatatgttcttttctagtagattcacaggcagacatttcattaataaaaatttccagtttggcaaacgatgtagaagtagacgatagtaacgtaataaatataacaggcgtaacaacagacacggtaacgacactaggaacagttaatacaagtataatcgcatcaaatacattttttcctctgactcttcacgttgtcaatgacaaatttaatattccttcggacggtatactagggaaagattttctaaaaacgaacaaatgcataatcaattatactaatgacacaattacattcggacaagggacagaaaaggtaaatatttcaattttgcatagcacttaaacaaatactcttgtaattccaccaagatgcgaagtttttcgtgtttttagtttgaaaaattcgacaagtccagtttttgttgattctcaggaactttgtaacggtgttttcacagcaaaatgtatcgttgatacaaaaaatccaataataaaagttatcaacaccaccgacgaggtcaagtacgtaaaagatttcaatattcaaactgaagacattaaaaacttcaatgtctatcgcataaatgatacacctatcgattcaaaacgtatagaagagcttaaatcaattttggtaaaacaaatgccttcttatgctaaaaagaaactacttgatttatgtttgaaatattctgatatttttgcattaaaaaccgacttaatgacgcttaataatttctacgaacaaaagcttagattaactgacaaaacccctgtctatattaaaaattaccgtttgccatacacacaacgcgaagaaataaataaacaattacatatattacagaatgatttaatcgaacctagtttttcaagttataacagtcctttaattttggtaccgaaaaaagatccaacaggcaaaaagtcgtatcgtatgtgcgtagatttcagagcagtcaataaaaagcttatagccgacaaatttccactagcacgcgttgatgacatactcgacaatcttggcagagccaaatacttttcaactttagacttttttctggtttccaccaaataccccttcacactaaatctagagacgtaactttcagtacagatcgaggagcttttcgttggaaagttttacctttcgggttaaatattgcaccaaactctttttctcgtatgatgtcaatagcattttcaggcatttcgccaaatcaggcttttatgtatattgacgaagttatcgtcattggttgtagtgagacacaccaccttaaaaatttagaaaaagttttcgaaacctgtagaaagtttaatttaaagctgaatccaaacaagtgcaatttccttcgttccgaagtaaattttctaggccataaatgtacgtcaaaaggtatgctgccagacgattcaaaaatagacgctattagaaggtatactaagccaaaacacaaagatgcggttaggcgatttgtcgcatttgcaaattattacaggcgatttataccgaattttgcgtcactggcagcgcctttaaatcgtttaaatcggaaaaaagttgaatttgtttgggacgaagcgtgcgaaaacgttttcgaaaaactaaaactagcattaatgtctcctcaactactacaataccctgacttcacaaaagaatttataattacagtagatgcttctaagagtgggtgtggtgctatattaagccaaaagcatggtgataacgatttaccaatttgtttcgcgtcaaaatcttttaataaagcagaacagaaaaaatcaattatcgaattagaactcctagcaatacatttcactataaagcattttcgtccatatgtttacggtacaaatttcacagtaaaatccgatcatagaccactagtttatctttttaacatgaaagacccttcctctaaactttctagaattcgattagaactgtcagaatataaatttacgattgaatatataaaaggaaaatctaacgttgtggctgatgctctttcacgcattagtatagacgaaataaaagaatctacaaagcatgttttagcagttcAAACGCGAtcaaaaaccaaacaaaaggaattacaaaacaAAGACGATAactttactgatactttttgcgaaacgcctaaagtacaagtttatgacaaattttcatacaatttttcaaaaaagatgccgcgaataaagtcgactatacaatttaataagaataatgGGATCTCTAATATAGAAATTTATGCGCatctaaaacataaaaaactaaatttacttaattttgtgaatgctaacggaaaaacaaattagatgagttattttcgaggcttgaaaaagcagccggcagtcacaatattaagcagttagaatggccaaaaaattgtATACTCGCTAACTGTTTAGCTCCCCGTTGTGCTATTTGAAACCTATAGGGACACTCAtcgaaggccttgaggagtgttatcgatgttgatgatcctttgccggatgcagatccggtacgttccggtaccaatcccgatcatctcgggagcgatgtgttatgaccacattcaaccatctaggccatacctccctcccaccccatagatccatgatcagttcggggtcgccagagtgtcggcagttaatgaaacaggattcgccacggataggtgaggttgaaaattgggttggagaagctatgtattgcgctggtaaccccttgaaaGAGTTTCGCTACACacccccttgaatctatttggtattttggtcgctcacgacaggcatacttaccgcgggtatatactAACCCTCTAAGGGACAGTAGCCGTGGGTTGTGGAAGGTGTTGCATTGTTAATTAAAATATCCATTCCAATTGTCTTTGTCAATGGACGGGCAGTACTATGAGCCGAGATCATATTTGCGCTAAATTGGATTTAGGTCATCAAAACATTAATCTTTGCACGGATGCTGGCTTCGATATGCAAACCTCCGTGCTCATTGGTAATtttcgttgcgcatcgaattGCAGAAATAATCTACAACGTATCATATGGTTTTAGGTACAAATCCAGCAGCTTTAGCCAGAAGGGGAATACCAGCCGAGGATCTAGTCAACAATTCTCTGTGGTGGCAGAGTCCTTCTTGGCTCCGggaagagaaggaaaagtggccaacacaGGACTTATACTTTAGCACGAATATTGAGGAAAAACGAGTGCAGCAACTTAATGATGACGACATTCTCTTCTCATTCATTTCTGCAGATCAAATTAAAACCACAACGacccgtttaataaaacttgctcagaagcaatatAACGGATCAGAAACTTCGAGCTTGCAATCCAAAACCCCAATTGGGCACAAACGCGAAATAGAAAGAATCACAATTCACTGCTACATGAACCTCACAATATGTGTTTCCTTTAGCTTACAACTCGCTCGGGAGTCATACCCAGAGACACGTTTCGGTTCCAGGGTCTCGAATCCGAAGTCGAAAACCCGAAACTTTTCAAGATatctgcaaaaaaacaaaaaattaccccgggtccttCCAAAACAGCGGGCCGGATCTATAGTGTTTCTGCGTCGAACACCTCTCCGCATAACATTTttaccaataattttttttagtgtatataacaaccacatgaaaact
This genomic interval carries:
- the PlexA gene encoding plexin-A2 isoform X3 — encoded protein: MRFIIWLLLAFMLYDVTCLKGIKSQKSPIKGKNTINDHSKSGRISSIAGISSNAEHVQITDIISDEDLMESSDGAIYGFQSASLKTVFRESNGGRSASSSTSAQLALYNPKDIGDTSVKLSIADVKNYSNIITSVIHFETPLNHLVVDTFTGRVFVGGVNYLYQLSPELELHETVKTGPKNDSVECTVLDCPVHAVRKPTDNYNKVLLIDRGTSRLIECGSLFQGTCTVRNLQNVSIVEQNVSDAVVANDANSSTVAFIAPGPPQPPITTVMYVGVTYTNNSPYRSEIPAVASRSLEKTKMFQIASSAVTTGTRTFINSYAREGYLINYVYGFSSERFSYFLTTQLKHNYHTSPKEYISKLVRICQEDSNYYSYTEIPIDCITGGTKYNLIQAGYLGKPSVDLAGSLGITVQDDVLYGVFSVGDGSISTNDSALCIYSLKSIRRKFMQNIKSCFNGVGSRGLGFISPNMPCVPTKLQTIGEDFCGLDVNSPLGGEQPIAVVPVAMFNIRLTAVAATSTSGYTVVFIGTANGYLKKVVVESADTANEYANIPIKVGSLINPDMHFDTHNLYIYVMSRNEVAKVKVYDCTDYTTCAGCLGARDPYCGWCSLENKCSPRSNCQDNANDPLYWISYKTGKCTTITSVVPHQLQRTTARTLELIIDHLPQLKENLICAFTTEEKALFTNATKKRNGVNCTTPRTDMLPQIEQGKHHFTAKLSVRTKDGPDLVSTDFTFFDCSTHSSCTRCVSSEFPCDWCVEAHRCTHDTAENCRNDILVTGVSRIGPSYRSGPGFCPTINATGEGSEMLVAAGTSKSIKVKVHIIGQFIVQTRFVCQFNIEGRVTSLNAQLLGDTIYCDNMEFQYTSRSPNLTATFAVIWGGSKPLDNPHDIHVVIYRCRDMADSCGMCLALAEKYNCGWCSSTITCEVEEQCNKNNEGKTDWLNRMETCPNPEIHSFYPQTGPWEGGTNITIRGINLGKNFTDIYSGIRIAGISCMPFQQYYIHTKEIVCNVDSPGVQLYRNGRIVVQIGDYRGESKEDYEFVDPKITNFTPQYGPVSGGTHVRIIGKYLNAGSRIQAFVNDHLPCEILSVDVTQAVCRTAPSPGIIEGRLKMLFDNGQREFDEYNFKYVLDPIIEQVFSGPRGQLKVPRGIPAGGIEISVTGTQFNYIQSPKMYVWHKNKIYYSQCKVESATNMICYSPVIDTDNDVLDAENPELLEYGFLMDNVLQVQNLSSKHKNNFELYPNPIYYNFEEHIKYYKSEYLTINGRNLDRACKETDVVVRIGKGICNITSLSRQQLTCRPPLESATESNNESGPEVIVHVGQSLEYRIGILSYASPNMMHDLSKNVLLFIGGGTVVIVMIFVALLVAYKKKTSESNRVLRNMQEQMDILELRVAAECKEAFAELQTEMTDLTGDLTSGGIPFLDYRTYAMKILFPNHEDHIVLQWERPELLRKEKGLRLFGQLIMNKNFLLLFIRTLESNRYFSMRERVNVASLIMVTLQSKLEYCTDILKTLLGDLIEKCIEGKSHPKLLLRRTESVAEKMLSAWFTFLLYKFLKECAGEPLYMLFRAVKGQVDKGPVDACTHEARYSLSEEKLIRQLIDFRPMTVYASIIQQPIFCNSIDMMPTHTENVPVKVLDCDTIGQVKEKCLDTIYRNIPWSQRPRKDDLDLEWRTGASGRVILYDEDTTSKTECEWKKINTLQHYNVPDSAGLSLVPKQSSNYNFSILSDRNEKCHKFWVNLIKNPNFVFDIHKSNIVDSCLSVVAQTFMDSCSTSDHRLGKDSPSSKLLYAKDIPEYRKWVERYYRDIREMPSISDQDMNAMLAEESRLHTTEFNTNCALHELYTYAVKYNEQLTVTLEEDEFSQKQRLAFKLEQVHNMMSVE
- the PlexA gene encoding plexin-A2 isoform X4, yielding MFNIRLTAVAATSTSGYTVVFIGTANGYLKKVVVESADTANEYANIPIKVGSLINPDMHFDTHNLYIYVMSRNEVAKVKVYDCTDYTTCAGCLGARDPYCGWCSLENKCSPRSNCQDNANDPLYWISYKTGKCTTITSVVPHQLQRTTARTLELIIDHLPQLKENLICAFTTEEKALFTNATKKRNGVNCTTPRTDMLPQIEQGKHHFTAKLSVRTKDGPDLVSTDFTFFDCSTHSSCTRCVSSEFPCDWCVEAHRCTHDTAENCRNDILVTGVSRIGPSYRSGPGFCPTINATGEGSEMLVAAGTSKSIKVKVHIIGQFIVQTRFVCQFNIEGRVTSLNAQLLGDTIYCDNMEFQYTSRSPNLTATFAVIWGGSKPLDNPHDIHVVIYRCRDMADSCGMCLALAEKYNCGWCSSTITCEVEEQCNKNNEGKTDWLNRMETCPNPEIHSFYPQTGPWEGGTNITIRGINLGKNFTDIYSGIRIAGISCMPFQQYYIHTKEIVCNVDSPGVQLYRNGRIVVQIGDYRGESKEDYEFVDPKITNFTPQYGPVSGGTHVRIIGKYLNAGSRIQAFVNDHLPCEILSVDVTQAVCRTAPSPGIIEGRLKMLFDNGQREFDEYNFKYVLDPIIEQVFSGPRGQLKVPRGIPAGGIEISVTGTQFNYIQSPKMYVWHKNKIYYSQCKVESATNMICYSPVIDTDNDVLDAENPELLEYGFLMDNVLQVQNLSSKHKNNFELYPNPIYYNFEEHIKYYKSEYLTINGRNLDRACKETDVVVRIGKGICNITSLSRQQLTCRPPLESATESNNESGPEVIVHVGQSLEYRIGILSYASPNMMHDLSKNVLLFIGGGTVVIVMIFVALLVAYKKKTSESNRVLRNMQEQMDILELRVAAECKEAFAELQTEMTDLTGDLTSGGIPFLDYRTYAMKILFPNHEDHIVLQWERPELLRKEKGLRLFGQLIMNKNFLLLFIRTLESNRYFSMRERVNVASLIMVTLQSKLEYCTDILKTLLGDLIEKCIEGKSHPKLLLRRTESVAEKMLSAWFTFLLYKFLKECAGEPLYMLFRAVKGQVDKGPVDACTHEARYSLSEEKLIRQLIDFRPMTVYASIIQQPIFCNSIDMMPTHTENVPVKVLDCDTIGQVKEKCLDTIYRNIPWSQRPRKDDLDLEWRTGASGRVILYDEDTTSKTECEWKKINTLQHYNVPDSAGLSLVPKQSSNYNFSILSDRNEKCHKYETLNLSKYTSSSPTFSRAGSPLNNDLHEDGVKCWHLVKHHDSDIQKEGERVNKLVSEIYLTRLLATKGTLQKFVDDLFETIFSTAHRGSALPLAIKYMFDFLDDQAILHGITDHEVVHTWKSNSLPLRFWVNLIKNPNFVFDIHKSNIVDSCLSVVAQTFMDSCSTSDHRLGKDSPSSKLLYAKDIPEYRKWVERYYRDIREMPSISDQDMNAMLAEESRLHTTEFNTNCALHELYTYAVKYNEQLTVTLEEDEFSQKQRLAFKLEQVHNMMSVE